A stretch of DNA from Gottschalkia acidurici 9a:
TCTTGCTATGGCTACTCTTTGTTGCTGTCCTCCTGATAATTGATTTGGGAAATAATCTTTTTTATCGTATATATTCAACGTTTCCATTAGTTCTTTTATAAACTGCTTGTCTATATCTTTATTATCCAATTCTATTGGTAAAGTTATATTTTCCCATACGCTTAATACGGGAATTAAATTATAACTTTGAAATACAAACCCTACTTTTCTTCTTCTAAATATAGATAAATTTTCATCATTCATTGAGTATATGTCTCTTTCATCTATAAATACTTTTCCTTCTGTGGGTCTGTCCAATCCACCCATTAAATGTAATAGTGTAGTTTTGCCTGATCCTGATGTTCCTACTATAGCTACGAACTCTCCTTCTTCCACACTTAAATTAGCATTGTCTATTGCTTTTAATACATTGTCCCCATTTTTATAATGTTTGCTTAATGACTTAGTCTCTAATATTTTCAATTTGTCTTGCCTCCTCTTAACAGCTCAGTTGTATATTATAAATGATACATGCTTTAGCTTACAAAATGCTTTAATATGTCTTACAGTTTTGTAATATAGTATGTTAAAAATAAAATTAAAAGCTCATCTTCAGTAAGATTTTAAAATCAATATCTAAACTGAACTATGAGCTTTAAATTCTATATAGTCATTAATATTGTAAATTTAGAACCTTTACCTTCGTACGATGAAACGATTATACTTCCTCCTTGTTCTTCTAATATCTTTCTTGTTAAGTATAGTCCTATTCCTGAACCTTCAGATTCCCTTACTACCTTTGATTCACCTCTATAAAATCTGTTGAATATTTTTCCTATTTCACTATCTGGTATGCCTATACCCTCATCCTTTATATCTATCTTTATATAAGTTTCTAACTTCTCAACACTTATCTCAACTTGTCCACCTTTATCAGTGTATTTTATAGCATTTTCTAGAACATTTATTATTGCTTCTTTAGTCCATTTTACATCATGATTAATCTCTATATCTGCTTTTATATCTAGGTTTATATCTATTTCCTTTTCTAGCACTTTAAGATATACTCCATTAATTGACTCTACCAATGTCTGCTCTATACTGCATTTTTCTTTTTTCAATTTAATCATACCAACTTCTAGTCTTGACATTTTTATAAGTGAATTTACTAACCATTCAAGTTTATTCACATCCTCTTTTATTTTTTCTAGAAACTCATGTTTTTCCTCTTCATTTACGTTCTCCTCTAGTAAGATAGTATTAAACAACTTTATAGATGCTACTGGTGTTTTTACCTGATGAGATATATCCGTTACTAAACTTTTTATATTCTCTTTCTCATTCTTTAGAGTCCTTAGACTGATATTAAGTCTTCTTGTCATTTGTGAAAACTGACTACCCAGCCTTGATAGTATTCCTTCCTCCTCAAATTCTGAATGATTCGATATTTCCCCATCCATTATGTGATCTATTAATAGTGAAAACTTTTCTAATTTTTTTATAAAACTTTTTATTATTGATATAAATAAAATTATATTTATAATAGTCATTACTACAAATGTAAAGATTACTGAAAATATGGTTTCATTACTTATATAACCCATGTTTATTGTAGAAAATATGATTAATACAGATATGGTAGATAGTATTACTGAGCTTACAAATAATCTTATGAATAATTGCTTTACTAGTGGATCTTTCCTTAAAATCATACACCTATACACCTCTTCACACTAAAATACATACTAATTTATAATTTAGCTTAATACTACCAAAAATACATATTTTATTCTAGTGTTTACCTCTATTAATCAATTAATTGATATTTCTTTATTTCAATAATTTTGATATAATTAAGTTCATGGTATTACTTTGATCGTACTTTTAGAATCAGCTTTAGGAAGGAGTTTTTATATGAATATTTTAAAAGCAAGATCAACGGTAGCATTCGTAGGACTTCTAGCTTTTTTAGCTACTGGTAGCTCTTCTCTATATGCTCTAAAAGAGCATGTCAATGATGGACAAGCTTCAAGCATAAAGTTATCAAAATCTTCATCATATTCCAGTCTAGGTGGATTTAAAGTTCATTCTATGAAAAATGGTTTTTACTTTGATATAGGAAAAAAAAGAGTTAATGTATCTAATAAAAGTAATTCAGTATTCATAAGAGAAGGCGTTGATATTAAAGAGTATTATTTTTCAGAAAAGTTTATGTTGTCAGATAATAGAGTAATTTTATCTAAGTCCCAATATAACTTACTTTTAAATAATATTGAGAACAGCTATGCTAGAAAAGTAAGGCTTGGAGAAGCTATAGACAGAGTAATGTATAATGACTATGTTACTATATATTCTGATGAAGACTTAACCAAACCTTTAGATAATGTGGATGTAGGCGATGATATTAGAGTTATAAATACTGTTTTAGATGGTAAGTTTAAAGTTTTAACCCCAGATGGAGAAGAAGGTTTTATTGATACTAGATTCGTTCGTATTCTAGATGAAAGTTTACCTCCTCATGTAGATAATATTGACATTAATTCTGACTATATAATTACAGTTTCTCAAGATAGTCAAAATATGAAAGTATATCTTAAAGATAAAAATAATAAGTACAAGCTATTAAAACAATCTGATATATCTACTGGGCTTGAAAATGAACATACACCAAATGGTATTTTTACAATAAAACAAAATAGAGGACCTTGGTTTTTCTCAGAGAGATATAAGTCAGGTGCAAAATACTTTGTAGAATTTAGGGGTAACTATTTGTTCCATAGTCTACCTTATACTGATGAAAAAACAATTGATCAATTGGAGTCTGATAAAATTGGAAGTAAGTCATCTACTGGATGTATAAGACTACCTATAAATTTTGCTAAATGGGTCTATGAAAATATTCCCGCTGATACATTAGTTATAATTGATAATGTTGATATTGATTTAGACGATATAGCCAATAATAAAAATATATAAATATTTAGAGCCATGTAAGTTAGATTTGTATCTATCTAACTTCATGGCCTTTTATTTATTTAATATACTCATTACTTACCAATATGTCAGATATTATCTTAGTAGGTATAACAAACTCTTGAGTTCCCATATAACCTGGTGCAACATCATATTTATCAAATGAAATTACTAATTTACTGTCTGAATTTATATAGAAATTTTGATCTTTTTTTATCTTCTCAAAGGCTTCTGCAAGAACTTCTTCTTTGTCATTCTCCGTATGAATCCAATAAGTTTTACTCTCATCTTTTTTCATTTCTTCTTTCATCTGACTAATAATATTTTCACTTATTATATTTATATATCTTTCATCTTTAAACAAGCTTGGTAATGTGATTAATAATTGTTTCTTTTTATCTATAGTATCGTATTTTATTGTTGTTGAAGAAGAGCCTACAGTATTTACCTCATAACGACCTATAGAGAGTATTTTATCAGTATCCGTCTTTACCTCGTATCCACTATCGACACCCAAATGACCTCCACCATTTTTCTTTAGTTCTTCCATATCAGACATGAAAGTATCATATAGTTTTTTATTTTCTTCTAAATATTTTTTATTTAAACTATTTTCTAATTGTTTATTTTCTAGTCCTTCTATCTTAGGAACTTTAATATTTGCATTAAATTTTTCCTCGTCTACCTTGTACTCTTTAAAAGTTAATACTTTTACAACACCACTTATAACTGGAACTCTAGATAAACTTTGTGCAAGTGATGGGCTAACATTGACCCCTATAGTTAGTATCGTAACACCTGCTGCAATAGATGATATTGCTCTAATTTGATTTTTAAATCTATTCTTTCTACTTATATTTTTTCTGCTTTCTTCTACAGATTTTCTGACTAAGTCATCTAATTCTTCAGGAATTGGAGTATTGTTATATTGTCTTTTTAAATCATCTAATCTATTGTCCTTCATATTTAACTTCCTCCCCATTTTTTATATCCATTTTTATTCTTAATTTCTTCAGTCCTTGATATAAACGAGTCTTCACAGTATTTATATTTAAATTTAAAATTTCAGCAACTTCCTCTATCTTACAATCTTCAAAATATCTTAATACTATTATGCTTTTATAATTATCCGGCAATTGATCTAATTCTTTTCTTAAATCAATATCTTCATAAGAGTCTAAGGATCCAGAATCATATCTACATAAGACATCCTCTTCAACTGCAACTACTTTTTTTCTCTTTCGTAATAAATCTAGTGAAGTATTCACTATAATTCTATAAAACCAGGTCTTTATATAACTAGCATCTTTTAAGGAATCTATAGATGAGAAAGCCTTATATATAGATTCTTGTACTATATCCAGTGCATCGTCAGAATTTCTCACATAACTATAAGCTAGTCTATAATGATTATCTTTAAATTTAATTACATAGTCCGTTATCTCTTCTTCTAAATTTTTTTCCTCATTAAAATAAAATGCTCCTTTCACTTTTAAATATATAGCCCTTCATCTCTTTATAATATATAGACGATTAAGTACGATAAAAAGTTTTAAATTTTATATATTTTCATTTCTATAATATTTTTTAATACAAAAAACTGATGATACTTTGTATTTATCATCAGTTTTAAAGTGTTCTCAATATAAGATTAAGTTCTTCTATAAAACAGTATACTATAATATTTCACCGTGTTTCTCTTCAGATATTTCCTCTATTACTTTATTATTCTCATCTAAAATCAATATTTTAGGTTTCAATTCTCTAGCTTCTTTTTCATCTACAAAACAATATGCCATTATTATAACTATATCTCCAGGCTGTACTAATCTTGCTGCTGCACCATTTAAGCATATAACTCCACTGTCTGTCTCACCTTCTATGACATAAGTTTCAAGCCTTGAGCCATTGTTATTATTTACAATTTGTACCCTTTCACCCGGTAGTATTCCTGATTTTTGTAAAAGTGTTTTATCTATAGTTATACTTCCCACATAATTAAGATTTGCTTCTGTTACTGTAGCTCTGTGTATTTTAGATTTTAACATATTTAAAAGCATACTCTACACCTCCAAATATATATTATCTATAAGTCTAGTTTTTCCAAATCTAACTGCCAATGCGATTAGTGCTTTTTCTTCTATATTATCTATACTTTCTAATGTTTTCGGATGTACTATCTCAACATAATCAATATCTGCTAAGTTCTTAGTTTTTATTTTTGATATTATAAAACCTTTTAGATTTTTGGAATTTCTTTCTCCACTTAAAAATAGCTCTTTTGCTTTAAATAGTGACTTTGAAAGTATTAATGCCTGATCTCTTTCTTCTTCACTCAAATATACGTTTCTAGAGCTCAATGCTAACCCATCATTTTCTCTTATTAATTCACAAGGAATTATATTTACATCAAAGTCTAGATCTCTAACTATCTTCTCTATTACGGCTACTTGCTGTGCATCTTTTTGACCAAAGTATGCATTTGTAGGTTTAACTATATTTAATAGCTTTGCTACTACAGTAGTTACTCCTCTAAAATGTGTTGATCTAGATGCACCGCATAGTTTTTTAGTTATTTCTCCTTCTACAATTACATACGTTGAGTTACCGTCTCTATACATTTCCTCAACTTCTGGATTAAACACTATATCTGCTCCTGAATCTATAGCTAACTTATAATCAGTTTCTATATCTCTAGGATAATTATCTAAGTCTTCATTTGCTCCAAATTGAGTCGGATTTACAAATACACTTACGACTACTAAGTCATTTTCTTTTTTTGCTCTTTTTATAAGAGACAAATGTCCTTCATGTAGATAACCCATTGTTGGAACAAAACCTATATTTATAGTTTTTCCATTTGATTTGTTTTTTATTTCACTTCTTAAATTATCTATTGTTTTTATTAAACTCAAACTCTTCACCTCTTTCTAAGCTTTTTAATAAAGCTTTTCTAATACATCATCATCTATATTAAAAGTATGTTCTTTACCTGGAAATTCTATTTCTTTAACTTCTCTGATATATTGTTTAACTCCGTTTTCAATCTCATCTTTTAAATTAGCATATGTCTTTACGAACTTAGGAACAAAGTCATCATACATTCCTAACATATCATTGATTACTAATACTTGACCATCACAGCTATTCCCAGCACCAATTCCAATAGTAGGTATTGTTAGCTTTTCAGTTATAATTTTAGCTAGTTTTTCTGGGATACCTTCAAGAACTATTCCGAATACTCCTGCTTTCTCAAGCTCTAGCGCATCTTTTATTATACTTTTAGCTCTTTCTTCATCCTTACCTTGTACTTTAAATCCTCCGAACATATTTACAGATTGTGGTGTTAGTCCAATATGTCCAAGTACTGGTATCTTAGCATTAATAATCGCTTTTATTTTATCTATGACTTCTATCCCACCTTCTAGTTTTACTGCATGAGCCTTTCCTTCTTGTATTAATCTACCGGCATTTCTAACTGACTCTTCTACGCTTATATGATAAGATAGGAACGGCATATCAGCTACTACAAATGTTCTATTTACTCCCCTTGAGACAGCTTTAGCATGATGAATCATATCATCTAATGTAACTTCTAGTGTATTTTCGTACCCTAAAACTACCATACCCAAAGAGTCTCCTACAAGGATGCAGTCTATTCCAGCATCATCTATTAGCCTTGCCATTTGATAGTCATATGCTGTAAGGACTGTTATCTTTTCATTATTCCTCTTACTTTCCAAAAATGAATTTACGGTAAACTTTTCTTTCAATTTTAATCACCTCTTTTATATTCTTAGCCTTTAGAGTGGATATAAAGAGATTTAAAAAATCCTTTTTTATACAATATAAAAAAGGATATGAAAAACAACTCTTATATCACTGTCTCTGTCCTTCAAGGCTCAAAGCAGATAATAACAGTTAATTATTTGTTTTTATTTTTGACAAAAGTTTTGTGTATAATTCCTTAGGATATTATCACCTGAAACTCCCACAGCTAAAGCAATGGGGTTCTATCCTACCCAAGTTTCTTTTACACTCTCAGTATCTAAATTAGATATTTACAACATGTGAAAACTAGCTTGTATCAGATAGACTTTCACTAACTAAGCATATTCTAATGAATTACTTTAACGTTAGCATTACGCCCGCTTAAAGACGTTTGTTCATTTTATAAACCCATACTACTTATTGATTTATTTTCACTATTTTTAATTCTTTCGATTTCTTTATCATGTAGTTTTCTAAAATTTTCAAATCTTCTAAAGCACAAATCTCTATCTATTTCTTTTAAATCGTCTTTAACATTCATAATCAAAAATGCACTATACATATCTCTTTGTATTTTATAACTGCTAAAATCATTCCATCTTTCACTCAATGTTTTTTTAGTGTATTTATCTTCTATATGACTATATTGCGATGCTCTAACCTTATAAGTATTTACTACTATCAATACTTCATTGTTCCATTTTAATTTATTATCTAATATAGTTAACAACATTGCTGGTGCTTTATTTGCCAAACTCTTGCCAAATCTTTTCTTTTTATTAACTCTACCAGTTTTCTCATTAACAGTAGTTTCTTTTGCCCTAGCCTGAAGTCCTTTAAATTTCATAGTTTCAACTTTAATTTTACTTCCAAGTCCTACTATATAATTTGCTAATTTTTCATGTGATTTCTTCCTAATATCAGCTTGTTTCCTTTGTATTTCTCTTAATTCATTTTGTGTTTTGACATATCTATTAGATTTAATCCATTTATCTCTATTGCCACGATTTATAGTACCATTGTCATTATATTTATCAGGATTATTAGCACGTCTTTGTCTGTCTAACTTTCTTTGAAGTATTCTCTTTTCTTTTTCTATATTATTAATTTCCGGTGCTAATTCTAGCAATTTAACATCATATTTACTAGCTATAGCTATTGTTTGAGTTCCTATATCTATTCCCACATCTCCCGTTTCTATGCTATCATTAGCTTGGCTACTATCTTTATTTACCTTAATAGGTGGAACTCCATCTATAATTAATTGAAGATAGAATTTGTATTTACCACGAATGAATTTTCTAACAACTCTACAATATTTAACTTTATTCTGTAGTGCCATTTGTGCATATTCATCATTCTTTTTTATAATAACTGGTATAGATAGTTTATTCCATTCTAATTTATTATCTACAAATCTAATCCCTGTCTTATTGCTCTTTCCTTCTACACTATTCATTTCATCATATCTTTTAAAGTAAACTCTATTTGCTTTATGAAACATTAATTCTTCAAAAGCACTAAAACATCTAGTAGCTATCTTTTGAGCTGTGAAACTGTCTATATTTTTCTTAAACTTATGTTGCATTGGCTTAATAAAATCGTGAAGTGAATATTCTGTCAAGCCATATTTTTTATTCAGTTCTGAGAATCTTTTGTTTCTATCTTTACCTTTATTCATCCTTACTACCTTTATATATTCCTTACTCTGCTTCATATATTTATATCTTTTAAATAATTCGCCTAAACAGCTATTATACATTTGTCTTGATATTTCTAATCGCTTATTTAATATATCTTCTTGAAATTTTTCAGTTTTTAACTTCAATGTTAATATAAAATTTGATTTTGTATCACTTGACACAACACTCACCTCCATTCTAATATCTTGTTTTTTGTTCTTCTACATACTTCTTAATAGTTTCACTTGATACGTTTCCAGCAGTTGATACAAAATAACTTCTAGTCCATAGGCTAGGCATTTTACTTAATTCTACAAATTCTTCTCTAATGAGTTTACTACTCACTCCTTTTATCTTTTGCATTATGTCAGCTGGACTTAATGATGGTAGACAATTTAAAAACATATGCGTATGATCTCTATCACATTCTATTGCTATAATTTCTACTTCTAATTTATCGCATATGTCTTTAACTATTTCTTTAAATCTAATTTCTACATTTTGTATATCGAATATCTTCCTTCTATATCTAGGACAGAATACAAAATGATAATTAATTAATGATACTGTTGTTTGATTCCTTCTATAATTTTTCATAACATAACTATATATTAATGTGTGTATGTAGTCAACAGCTGTATACACGCATTTTTAATTATTATGTATTTTGAAAGATTAAAAGAAGGCTATCAATCCCACTCCTGAAGGAGTGGGCTTTCCGCCAAGGTTTGTAATCATTTTATCATTTTTCATTCTAATTTAAAAGAACAAAGATTTATACAAAACTACAGACCTGTAAAATTTTACAGGTCTGTAGTTCTAAACTTATCTATATCTTCCCTTAAGTTTTCAGACATATTGTTCAAATCATTTGACATGTTTGTTAAGCCATATATTATCTTATTTTGCTCTTCTACTGTGGCTGCTACTTCCTCGGTTGAAGCAGACAGTTCTTGTGATATATTAGTTATAGCTTCTACTTGTTCTAGTAGCTTCTCTTTTTTATCCATTGAACTATTTATTTCTTCATAAACACTACTTATTAATGGTGCTATTTTATTTATTTCTATAAGTATCTCTTTAAATGATGATATCGAATCCTCTATACTAGTTACTTGGCTTTTAAGTTTTGAAGTTGTTATGTTTGTAGTATTAGATACGCCACTAAATTCTTTTGTCATATTAGTTGTTATATCTATTATCTCTTTAGATGAATCAAGTGAGCCTTGCGCTAAATTCCTTATTTCATCAGCCACAACAGCAAATCCTTTACCATGTTCTCCGGCACGAGCAGCTTCTATAGAAGCATTTAAAGCTAACAGATTTGTTTGATTTGCTATATTCTCTATAGTATCTGTAACGAAATTTATATCTTTCATATTTTCATTAAATAGGTTTATTTTTTCCGTTACGTCATTAAACGATTTTTCTATATCTTCAACTGATGCTAATAACTCTTTAAGATTCTTTTCACTCACATCTGCTGATGTTCTTACCCCTTCATTACTCTTAGATATGTCTTCAAATCTAATTCCTATTTCATCTAAATTCTTAGATAAATTTTCAGCTAAAGAAAGTATTTCTGTTAACTGATGTGCTTGTTCTCCAGCTCCATGTGCAATCTCTCCTACTACACTTTCTATGTTGTCACTAGAGCTACTTAATTCATTTGAAGAGTCTGATAATTCTTCTGAAGATCTATTTAAGTTTATTAAAGTATCTTTAATTTTTCCTATTACCTTATCTGTATCGTCTGTCATATTATTAAAGACATCACTTACATATCCTATCTCATCTTTTCTATCATATGTACTTCTGACTGTTAAATCTCCATTTGATATGCTTTCCATACAATTAATTATACCTTCAAGAGGTAGTATCTTTCTTCCTATAACATAAATTAAAAATATACTAACTATTCCGCTGAAAACTATAGCTAGAGTTACTATTAGTTTCAAGAGGTTTTTTGCACCAATATAAAAGTCTTCTTCATAACATCCAACATTTACATACCAGTCCCAAGGTTCAAAATATTTTACTGCATTAACTTTAGGCTTCTGTGTATCTTCCCCTGGGTTCTGCCACATATAATATACTATACCGTCATTTTTACGATTATTTCCTTCCTCAATTAATGATTTTGCTACATATTTTCCTTGTGTATCTTTGAAATCTATAATATTTTCTCCTTCT
This window harbors:
- a CDS encoding ABC transporter ATP-binding protein; the protein is MKILETKSLSKHYKNGDNVLKAIDNANLSVEEGEFVAIVGTSGSGKTTLLHLMGGLDRPTEGKVFIDERDIYSMNDENLSIFRRRKVGFVFQSYNLIPVLSVWENITLPIELDNKDIDKQFIKELMETLNIYDKKDYFPNQLSGGQQQRVAIARALATRPAIILADEPTGNLDSKTSLEVLNLLKHSVKKYHQTLVIITHDEKLAQMADRIVRIEDGAIITRSE
- a CDS encoding sensor histidine kinase, coding for MILRKDPLVKQLFIRLFVSSVILSTISVLIIFSTINMGYISNETIFSVIFTFVVMTIINIILFISIIKSFIKKLEKFSLLIDHIMDGEISNHSEFEEEGILSRLGSQFSQMTRRLNISLRTLKNEKENIKSLVTDISHQVKTPVASIKLFNTILLEENVNEEEKHEFLEKIKEDVNKLEWLVNSLIKMSRLEVGMIKLKKEKCSIEQTLVESINGVYLKVLEKEIDINLDIKADIEINHDVKWTKEAIINVLENAIKYTDKGGQVEISVEKLETYIKIDIKDEGIGIPDSEIGKIFNRFYRGESKVVRESEGSGIGLYLTRKILEEQGGSIIVSSYEGKGSKFTILMTI
- a CDS encoding L,D-transpeptidase, giving the protein MNILKARSTVAFVGLLAFLATGSSSLYALKEHVNDGQASSIKLSKSSSYSSLGGFKVHSMKNGFYFDIGKKRVNVSNKSNSVFIREGVDIKEYYFSEKFMLSDNRVILSKSQYNLLLNNIENSYARKVRLGEAIDRVMYNDYVTIYSDEDLTKPLDNVDVGDDIRVINTVLDGKFKVLTPDGEEGFIDTRFVRILDESLPPHVDNIDINSDYIITVSQDSQNMKVYLKDKNNKYKLLKQSDISTGLENEHTPNGIFTIKQNRGPWFFSERYKSGAKYFVEFRGNYLFHSLPYTDEKTIDQLESDKIGSKSSTGCIRLPINFAKWVYENIPADTLVIIDNVDIDLDDIANNKNI
- a CDS encoding DUF3298 and DUF4163 domain-containing protein; translated protein: MKDNRLDDLKRQYNNTPIPEELDDLVRKSVEESRKNISRKNRFKNQIRAISSIAAGVTILTIGVNVSPSLAQSLSRVPVISGVVKVLTFKEYKVDEEKFNANIKVPKIEGLENKQLENSLNKKYLEENKKLYDTFMSDMEELKKNGGGHLGVDSGYEVKTDTDKILSIGRYEVNTVGSSSTTIKYDTIDKKKQLLITLPSLFKDERYINIISENIISQMKEEMKKDESKTYWIHTENDKEEVLAEAFEKIKKDQNFYINSDSKLVISFDKYDVAPGYMGTQEFVIPTKIISDILVSNEYIK
- a CDS encoding sigma-70 family RNA polymerase sigma factor, whose product is MKGAFYFNEEKNLEEEITDYVIKFKDNHYRLAYSYVRNSDDALDIVQESIYKAFSSIDSLKDASYIKTWFYRIIVNTSLDLLRKRKKVVAVEEDVLCRYDSGSLDSYEDIDLRKELDQLPDNYKSIIVLRYFEDCKIEEVAEILNLNINTVKTRLYQGLKKLRIKMDIKNGEEVKYEGQ
- the panD gene encoding aspartate 1-decarboxylase — translated: MLLNMLKSKIHRATVTEANLNYVGSITIDKTLLQKSGILPGERVQIVNNNNGSRLETYVIEGETDSGVICLNGAAARLVQPGDIVIIMAYCFVDEKEARELKPKILILDENNKVIEEISEEKHGEIL
- the panC gene encoding pantoate--beta-alanine ligase, whose amino-acid sequence is MSLIKTIDNLRSEIKNKSNGKTINIGFVPTMGYLHEGHLSLIKRAKKENDLVVVSVFVNPTQFGANEDLDNYPRDIETDYKLAIDSGADIVFNPEVEEMYRDGNSTYVIVEGEITKKLCGASRSTHFRGVTTVVAKLLNIVKPTNAYFGQKDAQQVAVIEKIVRDLDFDVNIIPCELIRENDGLALSSRNVYLSEEERDQALILSKSLFKAKELFLSGERNSKNLKGFIISKIKTKNLADIDYVEIVHPKTLESIDNIEEKALIALAVRFGKTRLIDNIYLEV
- the panB gene encoding 3-methyl-2-oxobutanoate hydroxymethyltransferase, giving the protein MKEKFTVNSFLESKRNNEKITVLTAYDYQMARLIDDAGIDCILVGDSLGMVVLGYENTLEVTLDDMIHHAKAVSRGVNRTFVVADMPFLSYHISVEESVRNAGRLIQEGKAHAVKLEGGIEVIDKIKAIINAKIPVLGHIGLTPQSVNMFGGFKVQGKDEERAKSIIKDALELEKAGVFGIVLEGIPEKLAKIITEKLTIPTIGIGAGNSCDGQVLVINDMLGMYDDFVPKFVKTYANLKDEIENGVKQYIREVKEIEFPGKEHTFNIDDDVLEKLY
- the tnpA gene encoding IS200/IS605 family transposase — translated: MKNYRRNQTTVSLINYHFVFCPRYRRKIFDIQNVEIRFKEIVKDICDKLEVEIIAIECDRDHTHMFLNCLPSLSPADIMQKIKGVSSKLIREEFVELSKMPSLWTRSYFVSTAGNVSSETIKKYVEEQKTRY
- a CDS encoding methyl-accepting chemotaxis protein, with the protein product MKKEKSTLRKSLYSSFAIITLIITLSMFVIGTISYSFAKKELTELGIKALHNKVNIGIETMTSLENQVKKGKYTREEAQEIFRQIMLNPKGSDGKTREVKPNIDMEEIKAYMYAIDSTGLEVMHPLKEGENIIDFKDTQGKYVAKSLIEEGNNRKNDGIVYYMWQNPGEDTQKPKVNAVKYFEPWDWYVNVGCYEEDFYIGAKNLLKLIVTLAIVFSGIVSIFLIYVIGRKILPLEGIINCMESISNGDLTVRSTYDRKDEIGYVSDVFNNMTDDTDKVIGKIKDTLINLNRSSEELSDSSNELSSSSDNIESVVGEIAHGAGEQAHQLTEILSLAENLSKNLDEIGIRFEDISKSNEGVRTSADVSEKNLKELLASVEDIEKSFNDVTEKINLFNENMKDINFVTDTIENIANQTNLLALNASIEAARAGEHGKGFAVVADEIRNLAQGSLDSSKEIIDITTNMTKEFSGVSNTTNITTSKLKSQVTSIEDSISSFKEILIEINKIAPLISSVYEEINSSMDKKEKLLEQVEAITNISQELSASTEEVAATVEEQNKIIYGLTNMSNDLNNMSENLREDIDKFRTTDL